The Anticarsia gemmatalis isolate Benzon Research Colony breed Stoneville strain chromosome 18, ilAntGemm2 primary, whole genome shotgun sequence DNA window CCAATGCGTCGGTTGACGAGCCCGATCCAGGTATGCAACGGCACGAAGAAATGACCAACATCATAGCAAAATGGCTCATAAATATTGGACGACATGGGTGAATTTCGCTTGCATAACACTCGCCTTGCTCACCACCACGGTAGCAGACTTTACAACCGAGTGCCAGAGGCCGTGTGACTGCAGGTGGCAGTCCGGTAACAAAGCCGCTATTTGCTCAAACTCAAGTCTTAAAGTAATACCAGCTAATCTCAGCAATGACATACAAATACTAGacttaacaaacaataatttacaacagTTACACCAGGAAGGATTCAAGAAAGTAGGCCTAAGTAATCTAAAGAAACTTTTCCTCAAAGAGTGCAACATCGAAGTGATCCACAAGACCGCATTCGTAACTCTAGCAATCATGATAGAACTTGATTTGTCGAAGAACAAAATCCGCTCGCTTCATCCCGATACGTTCAAAGGCACAGAGAAACTAAGATTGATAAACTTAAGCTACAACTACATCGATAAGTTGGAAGATGGTATATTTCGCAACTTAAAGTATCTGCAGAAAGTGGAGGCGAGCAACAATCGAATACACCGCATAGGAACTAAAGCTTTCGTAAACTTGCCGCAGTTGAAAATTTTGCGATTCAATGGCAATAATCTGAGCCATATGAAACCGGAAACTTTGATGGGCTTGCGAAACTTGTCAGGTTTAGATTTACACAACAATCCTTGGCGTTGTGACTGCAATCTTCAGACTTTCAGAGATTGGGTGATCAGTCATAATTTGTACACTCCTCCGACGTCTTGTGCGGAACCACCATCTGTTCAAGATAAACTTTGGAATGAATTAGATTCATCGAACTTCGCGTGTCGGCCGACTATACTGGAGCCGGCGCCCGACTCAACGGTTAAAAGTTACGACGAAAACGTGACTCTGACTTGTAAAGTAGTTGGGAACCCACCACCTGAAGTCGCTTGGCGGTTTAACGGAAAAACTATAGAGATGAAAGCGTTCGGCGAGATCAGATACAGCGTAGCTGAGAACACGATGGATTTGATTCGATGGGTGAACCTCACTATAATATACGCTCGGTATAGTGACAGAGGGAATTATACCTGCGTCGCTGAGAACCCAGGTGGTCGTGATGAGAAGACCTTGACGCTTGTTCTGTCAAGATATGGAGGAGTAGGTACGATAGCTGGTATGGATACAGATTCCTTTGCCATCCTAGTAGGCTGCCTAACAGCTATAGTGATAATCTTCGGAGCTGCGTTAGTGATTTGTTATTTTACGACGCAAAACAATGAAATCAAAAGACTGATAAAGAATGATGCTCGTTCTTCTAATGGGGAGGTGCTGATTGAGGGGTCAGTGGCCTCGGAGACGGAGAAGGCTTTGAAGATCGAGGTGAACCCGGTGACCAAGCCGCCGAGGAAGTATGAAGCGCCGCCGTCCTTTACTAGTGAGGCCACTGAGATGTCGGAGCTGAATAGAACACTGCTTGACAACGAATCTGTTTTAGGTGAGTTGAAAAcgaaactatattattatcatttatgttCTTCTTTTAATAGGATTGAATTACGGTCAGTACATGTTTTGAAGCCTCTAGTTTACGTTGAAGCATAgtcgttttaaatataatggTTGCTCTGTGTTTCCcacaaaaccaaataaattgTCAAATGGAACTGACATTATAACAGAATAACATTTTTCACGTTCAAATAGATACATGacgtataaaataatcagtaCTACCTATGCATATTGTCTAACAAACcccaattttatttatattatctaacaCAAATTacatcgtaaaaaaaataattgttcacgACCACGAATCTTAGCTAATATTGATTCTGTTACCACacaataatgattttattttcgtgtaaccatttaataaattaaccatatattataatatatgttagcCAATTGATAAACAATGAACTCAATTACTGTACTAAATTGTTATTCAATCGAAATGAGTTATATTCGAGCATGTAATTTCTACTTCAAATAGAACATATTTTGATAGGCATCGactttgtacaaaattgtttctttaatattttgttttatttttggcaATTGATTGAATTGACTTTTAAGAGACGAGACAGGTGAGCTTGcggaattaattttaatttgattgaacattttatttatagtagcaTAAATCCTGAGCCAAAAATAAACCATGACAAAATGGTTTACGAACAGACAACtcaacaatataaattaatatttctctTTGCATCATCCAAAATTGGCCGACAAAAAATACTCCAGCATGTTACAAaatgttgtatataaaaaaagattacGCACGCAAAAGTAATCGATAACTATTAATAGTAAGTCaatcaatatttcaataaaatatcataaattatttagttcCCACGGTTTTCGACAGGCATTATAAAAATTTGTTccatactaaaattaaataaaataccagtTGCGGGGTTCTCTGCAGTCGCCACAGTCGAGTGtcgaatgtttgacatttaaaaggtACAGTCGAAatagttgtaataaaatcttttctctacacaaaaaagctcgatatctgggtacctcacgagttcactgaaagaaacctaatgaactgtgtactcatttgtgattcttgaagctaaagcgattttattacaagttcatacatactataatgcgaaaagactttttcctcgaccttaATATAAACAGATTTCCTCTAATTCTATTCCCACAATGAAATTCCACGATCACTATCAGCTGTTAAGTAAATTTGAATTTGCCGTAGACTAAGACGGTCCAAACAGTCTGTTGACGTAGGATTGTTATCACAGCTAGGTTTGTCCAGGTGCCCACTTCCTAGTTACTGGGGAACTGTTTGTACAACTCTGTATAAATAGTTTAAGTTTactatgagaatatttttcattagtGTGTAAAATGAAATGAGGAGAAGAACCTTTTATTTTTCTCGTAATactaaaattagaaaatttaagtgtttgtttgttttaatgcgCTAATCTCCGGACTGGATCAGATTGAAAAAATCTCGTTGTTATAGTAGgctatataatatgtaaaaatacgCTTTGATTAAAAAAAGGCGGAGCGGACGTAGAGCTTAAGTCTattcggacgaagtcgcgggcagccgcaagaataattataaatattaaaccttattttcaaacaaatttaaacaCATGAGGACGACGCCTTCACGACTAAACTGCTGACCTACCCTTGATGAAATTTAACGACGGttgaaaaattttaataatcccTAAACATTTGATTTTTTACACGAGAGTGGCTGTGTAGGTCAGCTGATACATAATAATGActctaaattaaattgtatcaaAGCTAGAATTTTAATTGGTCTAGTTAGCATTTGCTATTACCAATTCGATGAAGCCTAATCATTAATCAATAATGTTAAACAGCCAATCATCAGATTTAGAGACCAACAGAATTTAGTTAATCTATTTATTCAAGTTTGTACGTAAATTACGCATTTATGCACACAAATTGTTAGGGGAATTTCGCACAACTCTATATTTCGAATCGTTTTATTGGTACTGTTTTAGTTTTaggattttaaagtaaatatttgtgataCGGGTGCTGTAATTCAATTCTCgtaggacaaatatttgtgtgatccatgTTATTACTATTCGAGCTTGTATTTTTGTCCATGCTTTTTAATAGAACCTTTTTTATCCTTACTTTATATAAAGGGGGATTTTATGTTGACGGCATTCTATACCAAAAACCTTCAAATGATGTTGCGTTGAATAAATACACAAGAAAATTCACGATTATTACTAAAGTAGCAGCACGCCTTGGTGCGAAAGGTTTAAATAGTTATCGTGCAATCTCTACAATCTTTATTCATAAACTTTCCTTCagaaaaattcaataaaaaactgcatcaaaatccgttgcgtttTAAGGATCTAAGCATAAATAGCAGACAgcgcgactttgttttatattatgaacaTAACATTCACACAGTGACAAAATGACGTAAAATcgtttccaaaaataaataaatacaaaacatttaacatCCAAAGGaattcttcaataaataaaaggaataaAACATTCGTACCGAAGAATCCAACAAGCCACTGATACACAAACTTTTTATCAACAAGGGGATCAAAGGGTAGATCTTCAAACACACTTATCTCTTTCAACAATTGCTAAAGTAATACAAATTACCCACTATGGTTTCTTCTCCCcaacctttatttattattacttcaaattttCTGTTATTCTGGTCTCAGTAAACAAATTAAACCTTTTGACTGATAAAATTATTCAGAATAAACTTTCTCACAGAAATTCAAACGAATTCCTCCACTTAATTCACTTTGATCTGCAAAATCAAAGTTGTTTTGCTTTAACATAAacggaaaataatattatttttgtgctcAACGACTTGTTAACCGAGGATCgttaaaatacaaaagataCTGTTTCCCTGATACCTTATCACAATAACTTCAACTGCAGAGTACATTTGAAATGCTGAATTATATTACTTTGAAATTCCAGAAACGTATTTTGAGTGAAATCTTGATGTTTCAACAAAaggttattttgaaaatgattgGCAACTACTAGCTATCACTATTCGCCAGACTATTAAAACCTTTGAAGATTCTGTTAAGAACAGATCCAATCTATGTCTATCTGTGTGATATAAGATTAGGCCCTAGCAAACCGCGCTCTCAAAATGTTAGTTGATATACGTAGCACTCTTTTTTGtgaaagtttatttatacttataataaatcttactTCCAAGAGGCCTCTTCTCAAAACAACTTGAAatagtttcaaaacaaaattcagaGGAAATGTATACTTCACAGAAACGTTACATAAAAATCAGCGAACTGTAACTATACGCCTCTGTTTACTCCTTTGGGTATTTCCTTCAAGGCTCGCAGCCGTACAGTTTATTCTCAAAtcaagaataaaaatacattcacgAAAACGCGCGCCAAACAAATGCCAACATTACAAATTCAATTCTTTCACTCAAACAGATTTCAAAACTGGAAAGCTCATCTTTATTTTCCTGTTTCTCCAACATAAATTTCAGGAAACGACAGGAAACATCGTACTCGGATCAAATATTCATGGGTACATGCTGTACTACGTGTACTTTGGCCAGAATGTCTTTATAATTGCCTTGAAGTACCACAACAGTAGTTCGATTCTATACTAcgatcgactaccgacaaccgacctgtcatcgagaaattttgtatgaaaatttgatcagcgcctctaacgggtgtcgtaggaaatattttggcagtacattctaaatgtcaatatttcgatactcaacagtaccgactgtacagaattgcgctactgaataTGAAATTTAATGATCCCACTAAGAGACAATTGTTGTCAACTGTTCCCGAGTTTTTTAGGAAAGAGTTGGCCCTCAAATGTCAACAGCTTTGACTTGTTTTTGagttataaaattatggtaATGAATGCGGTGGTTCGTAAAAATATTTGGACAGTGTTCTGACTGTTGTTTTCTTGTTCAGATTGGGTGGATTCGTTGTAGGGTTCAATGGAACGCTTTAGGTACTATTTctgacaaaaatactttttcttgaAAAGACCTTTCCTTTAgaaatgttgttttatgttaatttattataagaacTCGTTAGACAAATTGTTGTCTTATACGATATGCTCCTCTTCGTGGCAACAACTACAATTgagttttaaagtatttattttttgttcacagCTTCAACAGAAGACAACAGCCGGCATCAAGACGTGGAACTTCCAAAAATATCCCATGAAACATTGCTCATGGATCGCCTAACGCAAGAACACCAGGCGTATCCACCAGATCTCCTCTCTTTTCCTCTAAGAGGAGAAAGAGTGTCCCCTGCAGGTGGAACGTCCCATACCACGGAGAGTCCAATAAAATCTCCCGAGTATGGCGTCACAGCCATCAACCCTGCCTTATACAGCAGGTTTCAAGGCTCCAACTTCCAGGGTTCCATACCCCTTATGAATTCCAAAGGATACGTGACTCTTCCTAGAAGGCCAAGATTACCCCCTGACAGTAGTCTTCGTCCACAAGTGTTTTCAACACTGAACGGAGTGATTCCTTACTACGATACCTTCAATATGAGGTTCTTCAGCCATGGAGGGAATTACTACAGTTTGAATAAGAGTGAGATGGATTTAGGGCCTATGGGGAAGATGTCTTCGTACCAGGATGATGAGGAGCCAGCCCCGTCGCCGGCGCCTGGTACTCCCCACGCCACAATACCCAGGAACAGTCTAAGTTCGCCGAACATCCACAACCAGCTCCTGACTTTACAGGCCATGTCTGTGAACCAGATGATAAAGTCGGAGCAGAGGCCTTTGAAAGTGACTCTCGCGGAGAACGAGGGTTTGTTGAAGAATCGTGACTTTAGATCAGGTTATTCTGTGAATGTGGTCAGTGGTACTTTAGGTAGGTCAAGGACTGCCCCCAAACCGCCCCCTAAACCGAGGAAGAAGAGTGCTTGTGATGTGAAAGAACAGTTTTTGATGAACGCAGCAGAGAATGCCACTCAAGTGTAGATTGATAGTGATAATTGTTCAGGAGACGAAacaatttttgttgtttattctTAAATTCTTCTTAAAGACTGATCacagtaaatatatttagatgcACCCTGAATAGTAGTTTCTTTGGTGGAGTTTCTTCAAgacttgttttaaaatattactaataaaatatatcatcattcaatatttcaaattctATACAGCTTCTGAGTTGATACGCAAATATGTTACATAGAAATtgcttatatttaataataacagtGAAACACTATCACAAAATGTCATTAGATTCTGTTAAAAATACAGATTGAATACAGTCATTTTCAAAGCCTATAAACGTTTACAACTAAAATCTCTAACAAATTAGTATTTCACTAATATTGAATTCCCACCACGATGATGAAACTATAAACATTATTAGTCCTCTTTAAACCGAAACGGCTGTCATTATTTGACCAGAATGGTACCATAATGAGGCTTTTACCGTTCAGGTGATAGTTTTCAGGTTTAAAACTCAGTTGGAAGTAACATTATACCTAATTTCAGCTGTTAGGGACATcaaaaagatattataataaaattttacgttaaCGTTTTTTAAGATCTTGTTGATTTTgggaaaataatgttttaattcacataaatattttgggaaatTATCAGTTATGAAAATGTAACAGTATCACTGGAAGGACCTACTTATGAAAATAGAGACAAACTTACCCTTGAAGTAGTTGAATTTTTACAATATAGCGTTCATAATTATGATCCTATCCTCATAGAAGAACTACTGACAAACACAGATTCAACATTGTTAGTTACGAAATAGGCGCATTTTAATCAAAAAGTCTTGTTTTCTCCAAACAAACCAGGGAGCTaacacgtatctcagttgacaactatttgtaagcaactatgctgtacattgttttctctcttacaatgtactgaatagtgaccatcaatttgacgtacacaagttgtcaactgaaatacgtaaAACATATACTGATGTGGGttgttttttgcaaaattaggtccaatttcatatttttctaaaagatTCTACGCCAACTTTCAATTTTACAatggaaacaaaaaataactagaGATAATTTAGAATCTATTACTCGACCtataataatgttgaaaataatttcaatttaatgtcCCATTTCATTTGACCTTAATAGAAAGATATTTCAATTGATGTaagtcatttttatattttcgtaacaaaaattgttttgtctcgtgaataagagggtagatttaaaatatattaagttcgTACTGGAATTTATAATACTAtgttacttttacaaataagttataagatttaaatcttaaaaatattatattataccgtataaccattattattttaatttctaattgTATACTACttacattttgatttatttctgAGTTCTTTCgatgttttatgttattttatgttaggCATGTAACCGATGGGAtgactatagtccgacaactcaGTAGTCAGCCTTGTGTGAAAGGTTTAAGAGCATCAGTGATCCATAGGTGACTGTGCCCTGtgtgatacagctactttattttaaaaccacacATAGGTAATTCTTACTTAAAATCTAGTACTGTGCATgacaaggctctctattaagttgtcagATTATAGTAGTCAACTATTTGGTGtctttttattatagtaaaattaaataatagccATAATTCGAATTAATTTTTGAGAAATGAAATTATGACACCCATTTTACTCTGAAAAATTCTACCAAGTCTAGCCAGTTTTATTTCATAGCTGAAGCGAAATTTCGAAATTTCGAGTTGCCTGAAAATTCTCTCATAACATTTTCCTAGAAATTAAATGAACAGTTACATACActacatttatacattttattatattttatgaaattaataaacgCAACTGAGTGTATTTCATGTGAAAATGTTAAACGgttttgtcacttacaattaatttgtaagaATGGGATTATAACACATATGATAGTTTATCTTTACAGATATAAATCTGTACAATAATTACTCAGATTTGTTTCAAAGCGTCAGGAAGTACCGGTTcaattttggaaaaatattgtgACGAATAGTCCGTTTTTTAAAGAACGCCATTGGCTTTCATTACGCTTTGACTACTAGTCACTACAGTCTACGAGTTGAGCagcaatagaaaatatttataaaacaggaAAACTAATGTCCACGCAGACAAAACCTACTATCATgtcgataaaaaaaaaatactttcagcaTATTTTCGTctccaaaaatatgttttatatttcgtaattgattttttttacacgCCATCGTAGAAACTTATCGAAAACGATTTCGAGCTTTCGATAAATGAACGACGTCGTCACATTGAGCGTTCAACtttaaatttttcatataaaattgctGAAAACGACTCGGTAACTCATGGTTCATGTTTGCCTCTCAGTAACAAATGTAGGCAGGAAGTTATCGATAAAGTCTTAGTGTCGATAACCTGAATAAAACTAGCACAGAACGGGGATGGCTTGAATAGGCGTGATGAATCCTATGCACTGCTGTGGGTAGGGAAAAGTCGGGAATGttgatgatattttattagttatagctgacccgcgcaacttcgcttgcgtcacataaaagagaatgcagcgtaataattttccccgtttttgtaacatttttcgttgctactccgctcctaatggccgtagcgtaatgttatagcctaaccttcctcgataaatgagctatctaacactgaaagaatttttcaaatcggaccagtagatcctgagattagcgcgttcaaacaaacaaactcaaaacaaattagtatagatttggttaGTAGGCATTTTAGTcttaaaattgttcaagccgccttaaggtctttgacatggcttagctACCGTTATCTGTTTTTGGATAGCCGGTTGAAATGATTAATTGATTGGGACTGCTCAACTCTAATACTACTAAGCAGCTACCCACGTCCGCGTTAAGGTTGCTTTACCTACTCATCGTTTACGAACCAGTGAGTGTAACTATGAGCGTTATAAAGAAAGTGTAACTGTCAAAttcgaatataaaattatcatatgtGTTCTAGCcttaatttcaacaaaaatgttattcacAAGTATTcgttaaaacaaattgtttgacCTCTAAACGACTCAATAATTGCATAGTACAGTAAAaccgtttttatttaattcgaTTTCACTCAGTCCgccatttgttttattacacgaacaaaatttctacggttttaattgaaaaacgCGATACAACAAATTGGTATTCAATATTAACGTGCAAATAGGGTCGGATGGACTTCACATATAAGCCGAGTTTCGTcaatatttgtatggaaatgaTGCCAGAAAATCACCCATTCTGTTTGATTCTATGACGTTCTCTCGTTTGCTGTTTTAGAGGTTTTTCGTTGTACAATATGTCGGGAATTTCTGTACGGTGTATGATAGAAGCTAGTGAATTCTGCAAAGAAGATTTTTTGAAAACTGACTgtattaggtatgtatgtagCCTAGAACGGGAAAAGGCAGAAATACAtatgagtaaaaattaaaattgtgttcaagccgtagtgtatgcgactgtttATTTGGTCTCTAGGGTTTTATTTGGGGAAATGCTAAGTGATATTCAAATTTTCAATTATTGACCTAAAAAGATTGTACGAATGATATggctataataaaatacatacctttattcttatctttaatttatttttaagtaaaaagatAGGTAATTTTACTTGtgttttaatttctaattaCTTTTTCTTACTCTTAAGTTTGTATCCAGATTGAAAGTTATATAaccaatattgtaaagaaaCATGTATATCTAGTTATAATTTAAcgattgtaaaatatatatttactatagTATTCATTATTGGTGCTTatgagaataataaattaattgcataaaatataacccGTCTGCTTTCGTTTGTAGTTTTTGGGAAACATGTGGATTTAAGGAGCAAAAACTCGAGCCGACCTCTCACTGGTTGATCAGTTTaaccgtcccaccgggctatgagagtaagggaatagTTAGTGTACCTACCTGTGtattatgcacacacttgaacactataaacaTAGTCTCGTATcactacaattggaaccatcgagtatcgagagtttgacatttaaaatgtactgccaaaatagtttctacaacccgctagaggcgctaaaccaattgtcaattatttttttctttggctagccggttgtcggtagtcaatagtggaagagaatcgaggtactggccGCGTGGGTTTAGCAGTACCatcgggctatgagagtaagggaataAAGAGTGTATTGTGCATACACTCAGAATAAACAAATCCTGCACAGTTAGCTGGTTTCAATGGAACGGGTaaccgtagccgtatatcgccGAGGAGGACATTCTTTTGGATTTAAAGAGCCCAATTTATCATTTTCGTGACGAATGTTATTGCAAGTGAAAGTGACATGTAATGGGGTAAAATAATGGTTATTTTCCTATAAAAATGGAGAAAAAGAATTGTATGGCATTGTTTTTGTCATAGCATTTCCTTATGAGTTTGTC harbors:
- the LOC142980614 gene encoding uncharacterized protein LOC142980614, whose translation is MAHKYWTTWVNFACITLALLTTTVADFTTECQRPCDCRWQSGNKAAICSNSSLKVIPANLSNDIQILDLTNNNLQQLHQEGFKKVGLSNLKKLFLKECNIEVIHKTAFVTLAIMIELDLSKNKIRSLHPDTFKGTEKLRLINLSYNYIDKLEDGIFRNLKYLQKVEASNNRIHRIGTKAFVNLPQLKILRFNGNNLSHMKPETLMGLRNLSGLDLHNNPWRCDCNLQTFRDWVISHNLYTPPTSCAEPPSVQDKLWNELDSSNFACRPTILEPAPDSTVKSYDENVTLTCKVVGNPPPEVAWRFNGKTIEMKAFGEIRYSVAENTMDLIRWVNLTIIYARYSDRGNYTCVAENPGGRDEKTLTLVLSRYGGVGTIAGMDTDSFAILVGCLTAIVIIFGAALVICYFTTQNNEIKRLIKNDARSSNGEVLIEGSVASETEKALKIEVNPVTKPPRKYEAPPSFTSEATEMSELNRTLLDNESVLASTEDNSRHQDVELPKISHETLLMDRLTQEHQAYPPDLLSFPLRGERVSPAGGTSHTTESPIKSPEYGVTAINPALYSRFQGSNFQGSIPLMNSKGYVTLPRRPRLPPDSSLRPQVFSTLNGVIPYYDTFNMRFFSHGGNYYSLNKSEMDLGPMGKMSSYQDDEEPAPSPAPGTPHATIPRNSLSSPNIHNQLLTLQAMSVNQMIKSEQRPLKVTLAENEGLLKNRDFRSGYSVNVVSGTLGRSRTAPKPPPKPRKKSACDVKEQFLMNAAENATQV